Part of the Halomarina litorea genome is shown below.
GGACTAAAAGGACCGGCTCCTCGCGCTTCGCGCTCGGAACCGGAGAACCGCGCTCGTTTCACTCGCGCGGACGCTTGGCTACCGGTGTCTGTGCCTCACTGCCGCGAAAACGGGAAGATGCGTGGCCGGGTGCCGTCTTACGCGCCGGCGGATTCGAGGGCCGTCTCGATGTCCTCGCGCTGGGTGACACCGACGAACCGCTCGACGACGCCGTCGTCGTTCTCGATGATGAGCGTCGGCAGGGAGCGGACCTGGTACTCGTTGGCGACGTCCTGTTCCTCGTCGACGTTCACCTTCTCCACCTCGAAGCGGTCGCCCCAGTCGTCCTTGAGTTCGTCGAGGATGGGGTCCTGAGTCTTGCACGGGCCACACCAGTCTGCGTAGAAGTCCTTGAGCGTAACTGTCATCGGTACCCCGACGCTTACCGTCGGTTCGGAATAAGGGTTTCCACTGTGTGCAGGTGTGGCGCCGAACCCGCCCCTCGCGTCGCCGTCCCGCCGTCCGTGGGAGATAGACGAAACGCTTAGGAGTGCCCGCTTCCGAGTCGGGCGCATGAGCAAAGGACAGAACTCCGGCGGCCTGATGTCGAGTGCCGGTCTCGTCCGGTACTTCGACTCCGAGGACCACAACGCGCCCAAAATCAGCCCCAAGACCGTCGTCGCCTTCGGCGTGCTGTTCGGCCTGCTGATTCAGGTGCTGAACGCCGCCTTCTGACGCGCCGAAAAACCCGATAACCGACGCTGCACTT
Proteins encoded:
- a CDS encoding preprotein translocase subunit Sec61beta, which produces MSKGQNSGGLMSSAGLVRYFDSEDHNAPKISPKTVVAFGVLFGLLIQVLNAAF
- a CDS encoding thioredoxin family protein, with product MTVTLKDFYADWCGPCKTQDPILDELKDDWGDRFEVEKVNVDEEQDVANEYQVRSLPTLIIENDDGVVERFVGVTQREDIETALESAGA